From the genome of Pseudomonas hamedanensis:
CCGGACCGCACCTGGCCGTCGAAAACCATCGACGCCGCGCCGATCTGGTGCAGCTCCGACCTGCGTGACGGCAACCAGTCGCTGATCGAGCCGATGGACGCGGCGAAGAAGCTGCGCTTCTGGAAAACCCTGGTGCAGGTGGGCGTGAAAGAAATCGAGGCGTCGTTCCCGGCCGCTTCGCAAACCGATTTTGACTTCGTGCGTACCCTGATCGAAGAAGGCCACATCCCGGACGACACCACCATTCAGGTGCTGACCCAGGGCCGCGAAGATTTGATCGAGCGCACCTTCGAATCCCTGCGCGGGGCGAAGAAAGCCATCGTGCACCTGTACAACGCCACCTCGCCTTCTTTCCGTCGCATCGTCTTCAACCAGGACAAGGACGGCATCAAGGCCATCGCGGTCAATGCGGCCAAGCTGTTCGTCAAGTACGCAGCCATGCAGCCAGAAACCGAGTGGACCTTCGAATACTCGCCGGAAACCTTCAGCGCCACCGAGCTGGAATTCGCCAAGGAAGTCTGTGACGCCGTGATCGAGGTGTGGAACCCGACACCTGAACACAAGATGATCCTCAACCTGCCGGCCACCGTTGAATGCGCAACACCGAACGTCTACGCCGACCAGATCGAGTGGTTCGGTCGTAACATCAACCGCCGTGACAGCGTGATCATCAGCCTGCACACCCACAACGACCGTGGCACTGGCGTGGCCGCCACCGAGCTGGGCCTGATGGCCGGCGCCGACCGTGTCGAAGGCTGCCTGTTCGGCAACGGCGAGCGTACCGGTAACGTCGACCTCGTCACCGTCGCGCTGAACATGTACACCCAGGGCGTCGACCCTGAGCTGGACTTCTCCGACATCGATGGCGTGCGCAAAGTCGTCGAAGAGTGCAACCAGATTCAGGTGCATCCGCGTCACCCGTACGTTGGCGACCTGGTGCACACCGCGTTCTCCGGCTCGCACCAGGACGCGATCCGCAAAGGCTTCGCCCAGCAGAAACCGGACACCCTGTGGGAAGTGCCGTACCTGCCGATCGACCCAGCCGACATCGGCCGCAGCTACGAGGCAGTGATCCGCGTCAACAGCCAGTCGGGCAAGGGCGGCATCGCTTATTTGCTGGAGCAGGAATACGGCATCAGCTTGCCGCGTCGCATGCAGATCGAATTCAGCCAGGTTGTGCAGCGTGAAACCGATCGCCTGGGCCTGGAGATGACCGCCAAGCAGATTCACTCGCTGTTGATCAGTGAATATCTGCAAGCCAACACCCCGTACGCGCTGGTCAGCCATCGCCTGCAGGAAGAGAACGGCAACAGCGCCGTCGAAGTGGAAGTGGCCAGCCAAGGTCAGGGCGAAACCAACCTGCACTGGCGCGGCAAAGGCAACGGCGCGCTGGAAGCACTGGTCGCCGGCCTGCCGATTCCAGTGGAGATCATGGACTACAACGAACATGCGATCGGCGC
Proteins encoded in this window:
- the leuA gene encoding 2-isopropylmalate synthase, encoding MSMLKDPSSKYRAFPVINLPDRTWPSKTIDAAPIWCSSDLRDGNQSLIEPMDAAKKLRFWKTLVQVGVKEIEASFPAASQTDFDFVRTLIEEGHIPDDTTIQVLTQGREDLIERTFESLRGAKKAIVHLYNATSPSFRRIVFNQDKDGIKAIAVNAAKLFVKYAAMQPETEWTFEYSPETFSATELEFAKEVCDAVIEVWNPTPEHKMILNLPATVECATPNVYADQIEWFGRNINRRDSVIISLHTHNDRGTGVAATELGLMAGADRVEGCLFGNGERTGNVDLVTVALNMYTQGVDPELDFSDIDGVRKVVEECNQIQVHPRHPYVGDLVHTAFSGSHQDAIRKGFAQQKPDTLWEVPYLPIDPADIGRSYEAVIRVNSQSGKGGIAYLLEQEYGISLPRRMQIEFSQVVQRETDRLGLEMTAKQIHSLLISEYLQANTPYALVSHRLQEENGNSAVEVEVASQGQGETNLHWRGKGNGALEALVAGLPIPVEIMDYNEHAIGAGTNAKAAAYIELRVNGERAVHGVGIDENITTASFKALFSALNRSLSQPEAKAA